A single window of Rhodococcus jostii RHA1 DNA harbors:
- a CDS encoding cobyrinate a,c-diamide synthase: MVTTLPAAPAVVIAAPASGSGKTTVATGLVGALRASGCTVAPFKVGPDYIDPGYHGLAAGRPGRNLDPVMVGAQRIGPLYRHGSSGCDLAVVEGVMGLFDGKIDAASQEPSAEGSTAQVAALLGAPVVLVVDARGHSQSLAAILHGFSTYDSGVRIGGVILNRVGSPRHEQVLRQACERVGLPVLGAVPRMAELEVPSRHLGLIPAAEHGADAVDAVDAMTRLAARHLDLPAIRALASSAVDGPVWDPAAEAGPILPGPRPVVAIAGGRAFTFGYAEHRELLGAAGADVITFDPLHDGLPPGTSGVVLPGGFPEEHAVALAENSVLLTQIRELATAGAPIHAECAGLLYLARSLDGHAMASVVGVDASFGSRLTLGYREAVAVTDSVLFAAGERVVGHEFHRTSLAAAEADGFAPAWGWRPWDGHPAREGFVRGGVHASYLHTHPAGHPEAITRFVAAARTFAAHG, encoded by the coding sequence GTGGTGACCACGCTCCCCGCGGCGCCGGCGGTGGTCATCGCCGCTCCCGCATCGGGCAGCGGAAAGACCACTGTCGCAACCGGTTTAGTGGGAGCGCTCCGTGCGTCGGGCTGCACGGTGGCACCGTTCAAGGTCGGCCCCGACTACATCGACCCCGGATACCACGGGCTCGCGGCCGGACGTCCGGGACGCAATCTCGACCCGGTCATGGTGGGCGCGCAGCGGATCGGCCCGCTGTACCGGCACGGCAGTTCGGGGTGTGACCTCGCGGTCGTCGAGGGCGTCATGGGCCTGTTCGACGGCAAGATCGACGCGGCGTCGCAGGAGCCGTCGGCCGAGGGATCGACGGCCCAGGTGGCGGCACTGCTCGGCGCCCCGGTCGTGCTCGTGGTCGACGCCCGCGGCCACAGTCAGAGCCTGGCTGCGATCCTGCACGGCTTCTCCACCTATGACTCCGGGGTCCGCATCGGCGGGGTGATCCTCAACCGGGTGGGAAGCCCGCGGCACGAACAGGTGCTGCGGCAGGCATGCGAGCGCGTCGGGCTCCCCGTGCTCGGCGCCGTGCCGCGGATGGCCGAATTGGAGGTCCCGTCCCGCCACCTCGGGCTGATCCCGGCGGCGGAGCACGGGGCCGACGCGGTGGACGCCGTCGACGCGATGACCCGATTGGCCGCTCGCCACCTCGACCTGCCTGCCATCCGCGCGCTCGCGTCGTCGGCGGTCGACGGGCCGGTGTGGGACCCCGCCGCCGAGGCCGGGCCGATTCTCCCCGGCCCTCGCCCGGTCGTGGCGATCGCCGGGGGCCGGGCATTTACGTTCGGGTACGCCGAACACCGCGAACTCCTCGGCGCCGCCGGTGCGGACGTGATCACGTTCGACCCCCTGCACGACGGGTTGCCGCCCGGCACCAGCGGCGTGGTGCTGCCCGGTGGCTTCCCCGAGGAGCACGCCGTCGCGCTCGCGGAAAACTCCGTGCTCCTGACGCAGATCCGCGAACTCGCCACCGCGGGGGCGCCGATCCATGCGGAGTGCGCCGGTCTGCTCTACCTCGCCCGCAGTCTCGACGGGCACGCGATGGCCTCCGTGGTCGGGGTCGACGCTTCGTTCGGGTCTCGTCTCACGCTCGGGTACCGCGAGGCGGTGGCGGTCACGGACTCCGTCCTCTTCGCGGCAGGTGAGCGGGTGGTCGGCCACGAGTTCCATCGCACGTCGCTCGCCGCGGCCGAGGCGGACGGCTTCGCGCCGGCCTGGGGCTGGCGGCCCTGGGACGGCCACCCTGCGCGCGAGGGTTTCGTCCGCGGCGGCGTGCACGCCTCGTACCTGCACACACACCCTGCGGGTCATCCGGAGGCGATCACCCGTTTCGTGGCCGCGGCCCGCACCTTCGCCGCGCATGGGTGA
- the cobA gene encoding uroporphyrinogen-III C-methyltransferase has product MTAATGDETNYLVGLNLADRRVVVVGGGTVAQRRLGLLIASGARVHLISRAVTPAVEGMATAGQITLELREYRDGDLADAWYAIACTDEPDTNAAIVAEAERNRVFCVRADNARYGTAVTPASASYDGMSIGVLAGGDHRRSAAVRTALVEGLQSGAVADTADHPAAGVALVGGGPGDPDLITVRGRRLLARADVVVADRLAPPELLAELGSDVEVIDAAKIPYGRAMAQEAINAALIDGAKAGKFVVRLKGGDPYVFGRGYEELEACAAAGVPVTVVPGITSAISVPSAAGIPVTHRGVTHEFVVVSGHVAPDHPDSLVDWSALARLKGTIVLLMAVERIEAFATVLMEGGRPVDTPVTVIQEGTLRTQRTVRADLQTVAARVKEEQIRPPAIVVIGPVAGFSVDAG; this is encoded by the coding sequence GTGACTGCTGCCACCGGAGACGAGACCAACTACCTGGTCGGACTCAATTTGGCCGATCGTCGTGTGGTCGTGGTCGGTGGCGGAACAGTGGCACAGCGCAGGCTCGGGCTCCTGATCGCATCGGGTGCGCGGGTGCACCTGATCAGCCGCGCGGTCACGCCGGCGGTCGAGGGAATGGCCACCGCGGGACAAATCACACTGGAACTTCGCGAATACCGGGACGGCGATCTGGCCGACGCCTGGTACGCCATCGCGTGCACGGACGAACCGGACACCAACGCGGCGATCGTCGCCGAGGCCGAGCGGAATCGTGTCTTCTGCGTCCGCGCCGACAACGCCCGCTACGGCACCGCCGTCACACCGGCGAGCGCAAGCTACGACGGGATGAGCATCGGCGTGCTGGCGGGCGGCGACCACCGCCGGTCCGCCGCAGTGCGCACCGCCCTCGTCGAGGGCCTGCAATCCGGTGCGGTCGCCGACACCGCCGACCACCCGGCGGCCGGTGTCGCACTGGTGGGCGGCGGCCCGGGCGACCCCGATCTCATCACCGTGCGCGGCCGGCGACTGCTCGCCCGCGCCGACGTGGTGGTCGCCGACCGCCTCGCCCCGCCGGAACTGCTCGCCGAACTCGGCTCCGACGTCGAGGTCATCGACGCCGCGAAGATTCCCTACGGCCGTGCGATGGCGCAGGAGGCGATCAACGCCGCCCTCATCGACGGTGCGAAGGCAGGCAAGTTCGTGGTGAGGCTCAAGGGCGGCGACCCGTACGTGTTCGGGCGCGGCTACGAGGAACTCGAGGCGTGCGCCGCGGCGGGTGTGCCCGTGACGGTCGTCCCCGGCATCACCAGTGCCATCTCGGTGCCGTCGGCCGCCGGCATCCCGGTCACTCATCGAGGCGTCACCCACGAGTTCGTCGTCGTCAGCGGTCACGTCGCCCCCGACCACCCGGATTCGCTCGTCGACTGGTCGGCGCTCGCCCGGTTGAAGGGCACGATCGTGTTGCTGATGGCCGTCGAGCGCATCGAGGCGTTCGCGACGGTCCTCATGGAGGGAGGGCGTCCGGTGGACACCCCGGTCACGGTCATCCAGGAGGGGACGCTGCGCACGCAGCGCACCGTGCGGGCCGATCTCCAGACCGTTGCCGCCCGGGTGAAGGAAGAGCAGATCCGGCCGCCCGCCATCGTGGTCATCGGGCCGGTGGCCGGGTTTTCTGTGGACGCTGGGTAA
- the cobO gene encoding cob(I)yrinic acid a,c-diamide adenosyltransferase has product MPKGVPENVPNDGLTTRQRRNAPVLAVHTGPGKGKSTAAFGMALRAWNQGFDVGVFQFVKSAKWKVGEEAAFRALGQLHEDTGVGGSVQWHKMGEGWSWTRKHGSEEDHAAAAAEGWREIARRLGAEEHRFYVLDEFTYPLKWGWVDVDEVIEVLQNRPGNQHVVITGRDAPQALIDAADLVTEMTKIKHPMDAGRKGQRGIEW; this is encoded by the coding sequence ATGCCCAAGGGTGTTCCCGAGAACGTTCCGAACGACGGCCTCACCACACGTCAACGACGCAACGCTCCCGTGCTCGCGGTCCACACCGGACCGGGCAAGGGGAAGTCGACGGCGGCATTCGGCATGGCGCTGCGTGCCTGGAATCAGGGATTCGACGTCGGGGTGTTCCAGTTCGTCAAGAGTGCCAAATGGAAGGTGGGGGAGGAAGCAGCCTTCCGAGCCCTCGGTCAGCTGCACGAGGACACCGGTGTCGGTGGGTCGGTGCAGTGGCACAAGATGGGCGAGGGCTGGTCGTGGACGCGTAAGCACGGCAGCGAGGAAGACCACGCCGCCGCGGCCGCCGAGGGTTGGCGCGAGATCGCCCGCCGGCTGGGGGCCGAGGAACACCGGTTCTACGTTCTGGACGAGTTCACCTATCCCCTGAAGTGGGGGTGGGTGGACGTCGACGAGGTGATCGAGGTCCTGCAGAACCGGCCCGGCAACCAGCACGTGGTGATCACGGGCCGCGACGCCCCGCAGGCACTGATCGACGCCGCGGATCTGGTGACGGAGATGACCAAGATCAAGCACCCGATGGACGCCGGCCGGAAGGGCCAGCGGGGCATCGAGTGGTGA
- a CDS encoding MFS transporter yields the protein MGLAIIVLSGLQMMVVLDGTVANLALAPLQADLGLSDSGRNWVLTSYALAFGGLMLLGGRLGDAFGRKKMFVGGVALFTVASLLCGLAVGEFMLIAARFLQGVGAAVASPTALALVATTFAAGPARNQAIAIFAAMTGIGSIAGLIIGGALTEVSWRLIFLINVPIGVVIVGCAFVALKETAGERLALDVPGAVLATVAATGVVFALTEGPELGWGSPYVIGALVAGLLLFCAFLYVERTADNPLLPFSLFRDKNRVATLVAIFFAGAVMFTVAAFVALFVQDILGYSPLEAGLAFIPFAFGLGGAAAVASKLAVRIQPRWLVIAGAAIMVVGLLYGSTLDSSATYLGNLFVPVIGIGFGVGLAVVPLPLCAIAGVSETEIGPLAAIAQVAQTLGGPLALAVIGAMATSRTLSLGGISGKVADMNPTQLEALGNGYTFALVGSAGCALIAGLAALFIRFTPQQVAQAQAAEKAAQQA from the coding sequence ATGGGGCTTGCGATCATCGTGCTCAGCGGGCTGCAGATGATGGTGGTCCTCGACGGCACCGTCGCCAACCTGGCGCTCGCACCGCTGCAGGCCGATCTCGGTCTCAGCGACAGTGGCCGCAACTGGGTGCTGACGTCGTACGCACTGGCGTTCGGTGGCCTCATGCTCCTCGGCGGACGGCTCGGCGACGCGTTCGGCCGGAAGAAGATGTTCGTCGGCGGTGTCGCCCTGTTCACCGTCGCCTCGCTGCTGTGCGGTCTCGCGGTGGGCGAGTTCATGCTGATCGCCGCCCGGTTCCTGCAGGGTGTCGGCGCCGCGGTGGCGTCCCCGACGGCGCTGGCCCTGGTCGCGACCACGTTCGCGGCCGGACCTGCGCGTAACCAGGCCATCGCGATCTTCGCGGCCATGACGGGCATCGGGTCGATCGCGGGCCTGATCATCGGCGGCGCCCTCACCGAGGTGTCGTGGCGACTGATCTTCCTCATCAACGTGCCCATCGGCGTCGTCATCGTGGGGTGCGCGTTCGTGGCATTGAAGGAGACCGCGGGTGAGCGCCTGGCCCTCGACGTTCCCGGGGCGGTTCTCGCCACGGTCGCGGCGACGGGCGTGGTGTTCGCGCTCACCGAAGGTCCGGAACTCGGCTGGGGGAGCCCGTACGTGATCGGTGCGCTCGTCGCCGGTCTGCTGCTGTTCTGCGCGTTCCTGTACGTCGAACGGACCGCCGACAACCCGCTGCTGCCGTTCTCCCTCTTCCGCGACAAGAACCGGGTCGCGACGCTCGTCGCGATCTTCTTCGCCGGTGCCGTGATGTTCACGGTCGCCGCCTTCGTCGCGTTGTTCGTCCAGGACATCCTCGGCTACAGCCCCCTCGAGGCCGGCCTCGCGTTCATCCCGTTCGCGTTCGGCCTCGGCGGCGCGGCCGCGGTGGCGTCCAAGCTCGCCGTGCGGATCCAGCCCCGGTGGCTCGTGATCGCCGGCGCGGCGATCATGGTGGTCGGGCTGCTGTACGGCTCGACCCTCGACAGCTCCGCCACCTACCTCGGCAACCTGTTCGTGCCGGTCATCGGTATCGGATTCGGTGTCGGACTCGCCGTCGTCCCGCTCCCGCTGTGCGCCATCGCCGGTGTGTCGGAGACGGAGATAGGTCCGCTCGCCGCCATCGCCCAGGTGGCGCAGACCCTGGGTGGACCCCTCGCCCTGGCGGTCATCGGGGCGATGGCCACCTCGCGAACGCTGTCCCTCGGCGGCATCTCCGGCAAGGTCGCCGACATGAATCCGACGCAACTCGAGGCGCTCGGCAACGGGTACACGTTCGCCCTCGTCGGCAGTGCCGGGTGCGCCCTCATCGCGGGACTGGCCGCGCTGTTCATCCGCTTCACCCCGCAACAGGTCGCGCAGGCCCAAGCCGCCGAGAAGGCCGCGCAGCAGGCGTGA
- a CDS encoding magnesium chelatase subunit D family protein: MNQVRPDFSWGFPFSAVVGQDRLRLALILCAVHPGIGGVLVRGEKGTAKSTVVRALTALLPAVHDENGTRPARLIELPVGATEDRVVGSLDLEKVLRDGERAFQPGLLSAAHQGVLYVDEVNLLHDHLVDVLLDAAAMGRVHIERDGISHSHAARFVLVGTMNPEEGELRPQLLDRFGLAVDVAASREVDVRMEVVRRRLDFERDPARFAERYAEQDAALAAAILEARDRLDSVELDDVELRRISSLCASFDVDGMRADLVLARTATAHAAWRGAGAVTAEDVRVAAELTLPHRRRRDPFDEPGLDEQQLDDALRQADEDARSGAEEPPEQAPGTPPGTPPGPDGRDTDPEGPDDPDGPGGGAPAPPERPAGPTGTQFTTKLLEVPGVGEGAPGRRSRSRSSRGRAVRSTAEQGHGLHLVGTLFAAAERQVARGRSTGRMILDSADLRGAIREGREGNLVVFVVDASGSMAARDRLSAVTGAVVSLLRDAYQRRDKVAVITVRGRAAELVLPPTSSVDIAVRRLRGMKTGGKSPLAEGFLRAREVVLRERLRDPQRRALVVALTDGRATGGKDALHRAKVAAGLLADSSVASVVVDCETGMVRLGLAAELARRLRGGYVRLGELSAQQVAGVVRAAA; encoded by the coding sequence GTGAACCAGGTTCGACCCGACTTTTCGTGGGGATTCCCGTTCAGCGCGGTGGTCGGTCAGGACCGGTTGCGCCTCGCCCTCATCCTCTGCGCAGTCCACCCCGGTATCGGCGGCGTCCTCGTCCGCGGTGAGAAGGGGACGGCCAAGTCGACGGTGGTCCGCGCTCTCACCGCACTGCTGCCCGCGGTGCACGACGAGAACGGGACGCGCCCGGCGCGACTGATCGAACTGCCGGTCGGAGCAACGGAGGACCGCGTCGTCGGTTCCCTCGACCTCGAGAAGGTCCTGCGCGACGGTGAGCGCGCGTTCCAACCCGGGCTGCTGTCGGCCGCCCATCAGGGTGTTCTCTACGTCGACGAGGTCAATCTTCTGCACGACCATCTGGTCGACGTGCTCCTCGACGCGGCGGCGATGGGCCGCGTCCACATCGAGCGTGACGGCATCTCGCACTCGCACGCCGCCCGGTTCGTGCTGGTCGGCACGATGAACCCGGAGGAAGGCGAGCTCCGGCCGCAGCTCCTCGACCGGTTCGGGCTGGCCGTCGACGTCGCCGCGTCGCGGGAGGTGGACGTGCGCATGGAGGTGGTCCGGCGGCGCCTGGACTTCGAGCGTGACCCGGCACGGTTCGCCGAGCGCTACGCCGAGCAGGACGCGGCCTTGGCGGCCGCCATCCTCGAGGCCCGCGACCGGCTCGACTCCGTCGAGCTCGACGACGTCGAGTTGCGCCGAATCTCTTCTCTCTGTGCGTCGTTCGACGTGGACGGCATGCGCGCCGATCTCGTCCTCGCCCGGACCGCGACCGCGCACGCCGCATGGCGGGGCGCCGGGGCCGTCACGGCGGAGGACGTGCGGGTCGCCGCCGAGCTGACCTTGCCGCACCGCCGCCGCCGGGATCCGTTCGACGAACCCGGCCTCGATGAACAGCAGCTCGACGACGCGCTCCGCCAGGCCGACGAGGACGCCAGGTCCGGTGCCGAGGAACCGCCGGAGCAGGCGCCGGGAACTCCGCCCGGCACCCCGCCCGGACCGGACGGCAGGGACACCGACCCCGAGGGGCCCGACGATCCCGACGGACCCGGAGGTGGGGCTCCGGCACCCCCGGAACGCCCGGCGGGGCCGACCGGCACCCAGTTCACCACCAAGCTCCTCGAGGTACCCGGAGTCGGCGAGGGCGCGCCGGGCCGGCGTTCCCGTTCGCGCTCGTCCCGCGGTCGCGCGGTGCGCTCCACCGCCGAACAGGGGCACGGACTCCATCTGGTGGGCACGCTGTTCGCCGCCGCTGAGCGGCAGGTCGCCCGCGGCCGGAGCACGGGCCGGATGATCCTGGACTCGGCCGATCTGCGCGGGGCGATTCGCGAGGGGCGCGAGGGCAACCTCGTGGTGTTCGTCGTGGACGCGTCCGGGTCGATGGCGGCCCGTGACCGATTGTCGGCCGTGACCGGTGCCGTCGTCTCACTGCTGCGCGACGCCTACCAGCGCCGCGACAAGGTGGCGGTGATCACAGTTCGTGGACGAGCCGCGGAACTGGTCCTGCCGCCCACGTCTTCGGTGGACATCGCCGTCCGCCGCCTGCGCGGAATGAAGACGGGCGGCAAATCCCCACTGGCAGAAGGATTCCTGCGCGCGCGTGAGGTCGTGCTGCGGGAACGTCTCCGCGATCCGCAGCGCCGCGCCCTCGTCGTCGCACTGACCGACGGGCGGGCGACGGGCGGCAAGGACGCACTGCACCGGGCCAAGGTGGCCGCGGGGCTGCTCGCCGACAGCTCGGTCGCGTCGGTGGTCGTCGACTGCGAGACCGGCATGGTCCGGCTCGGGCTGGCCGCGGAGCTGGCCCGCCGGCTGCGGGGCGGCTACGTGCGCCTCGGCGAATTGTCCGCGCAGCAGGTCGCGGGCGTCGTCCGCGCCGCGGCGTGA
- a CDS encoding glyoxalase superfamily protein yields the protein MDYKIELIILPVSDVDRAKAFYADQVGFVVDHDHRVNENVRFVQLTPPGSACSIAVGEGLVDTPPGSVHGLQIVIDDADAAHAELSARGVPVSDVQDLAWGRFVYFADPDGNEWALQQLPPRT from the coding sequence ATGGACTACAAAATCGAGCTGATCATTCTGCCGGTGTCCGACGTGGACCGGGCCAAGGCGTTCTACGCCGACCAGGTCGGCTTCGTCGTCGACCACGACCACCGCGTGAACGAGAACGTCCGGTTCGTCCAGCTCACGCCGCCCGGGTCGGCGTGCTCGATCGCTGTCGGCGAGGGCCTGGTCGACACGCCGCCCGGCTCGGTGCACGGGCTGCAGATCGTCATCGACGACGCCGACGCCGCCCACGCCGAGCTGTCCGCCCGTGGCGTTCCCGTCAGCGACGTACAGGACCTGGCGTGGGGGCGCTTCGTGTACTTCGCCGATCCCGACGGCAACGAGTGGGCGCTGCAGCAGCTTCCGCCGCGGACCTGA
- the mqo gene encoding malate dehydrogenase (quinone) has protein sequence MDKEVDTPVSDQNAVETRTDVVLVGAGIMSATLGAILRQVQPDWSITTFERLDAVAAESSDPWNNAGTGHSALCELNYTPQNADGTVDITKAVNVNEQFQVSRQFWAHGVESGVLTQPKEFINPIPHVSFVHGEANAKYLRARYDALAGHPLFAGMEYIDAPDEFTRRLPLMAKGRDFSDPVALNWTQDGTDVDFGALTKQLLGYVGASGGVVHFGHEVTDLTKQSDGSWVVKVTNRRNGVKKVVRAKFVFVGAGGGALHLLQKSGIEEAKGFGGFPVSGAFLRCTNPELIDQHRAKVYGKAAVGAPPMSVPHLDTRVIGNKPGLLFGPYAGWSPKFLKQGRVTDLPSSVKPDNLLSMLGVGVSELGLVKYLISELAMSEAGRIETLREFVPKALGKDWELITAGQRVQVIRRAKGKGGVLEFGTAVVNAADGTIAGLLGASPGASTAVPAMLDVLQRCFPAQYESWKPKLQEMVPSLGVKLSDDTALFSQVWDWTSKVLQLDTSKVEDASVAV, from the coding sequence ATGGACAAGGAAGTCGATACTCCAGTGTCAGATCAGAATGCGGTAGAGACGAGAACGGATGTAGTGCTGGTTGGCGCGGGCATCATGAGCGCGACGCTGGGAGCGATCCTGCGTCAGGTGCAGCCCGATTGGTCGATCACCACATTCGAGCGGCTCGACGCAGTAGCCGCCGAGAGCAGCGACCCGTGGAACAACGCGGGCACCGGCCACTCCGCGCTGTGTGAGCTCAATTACACTCCGCAGAACGCCGACGGCACCGTGGACATCACGAAGGCTGTCAACGTGAACGAGCAGTTCCAGGTGTCGCGGCAGTTCTGGGCGCACGGTGTCGAGAGCGGTGTGCTGACGCAGCCCAAGGAGTTCATCAACCCCATCCCGCACGTGAGCTTCGTGCACGGCGAGGCCAACGCGAAGTACCTGCGGGCCCGCTACGACGCCCTCGCCGGTCACCCCCTGTTCGCGGGCATGGAGTACATCGACGCACCCGACGAGTTCACCCGTCGCCTGCCGCTGATGGCGAAGGGCCGCGACTTCAGCGATCCCGTCGCCCTCAACTGGACCCAGGACGGCACCGACGTCGATTTCGGCGCCCTGACCAAGCAGCTCCTCGGTTACGTCGGCGCGTCCGGCGGCGTCGTCCACTTCGGGCACGAGGTCACCGACCTCACCAAGCAGTCCGACGGCAGCTGGGTGGTCAAGGTCACCAACCGCCGCAACGGTGTGAAGAAGGTCGTGCGCGCCAAGTTCGTGTTCGTCGGCGCCGGCGGCGGTGCGCTGCACCTGCTGCAGAAGTCCGGGATCGAGGAGGCCAAGGGCTTCGGCGGGTTCCCCGTCAGCGGCGCCTTCCTGCGCTGCACCAACCCGGAGCTCATCGACCAGCACCGCGCCAAGGTCTACGGCAAGGCCGCCGTCGGCGCACCGCCCATGTCGGTTCCGCACCTCGACACCCGCGTGATCGGCAACAAGCCCGGACTGCTGTTCGGGCCGTACGCCGGCTGGTCGCCCAAGTTCCTCAAGCAGGGCCGCGTCACCGACCTGCCCAGCTCGGTCAAGCCGGACAACCTGCTCTCGATGCTCGGTGTCGGCGTCAGCGAACTCGGTCTCGTCAAGTACCTGATCAGTGAGCTCGCGATGTCCGAGGCCGGCCGGATCGAGACCCTGCGGGAGTTCGTCCCGAAGGCGCTCGGCAAGGACTGGGAACTGATCACCGCCGGCCAGCGCGTCCAGGTCATCCGTCGAGCCAAGGGCAAGGGCGGCGTTCTCGAATTCGGCACCGCCGTCGTCAACGCCGCCGACGGCACCATCGCGGGCCTGCTCGGCGCGTCGCCGGGTGCGTCGACCGCGGTGCCCGCCATGCTCGACGTGCTGCAGCGCTGCTTCCCGGCCCAGTACGAGTCGTGGAAGCCGAAGCTCCAGGAGATGGTTCCGTCGCTGGGCGTCAAACTCTCCGACGACACCGCGCTGTTCTCGCAGGTGTGGGACTGGACATCGAAGGTGCTCCAGCTCGACACCAGCAAGGTGGAGGACGCGTCGGTCGCGGTCTGA
- a CDS encoding GNAT family N-acetyltransferase encodes MTATAALKRSWALDLDNKTLYELLKLRVEVFVVEQACPYPELDGRDLLAETRHFWLEQDGQVVCTLRLLEEHADGTTSFRIGRLCTSRPARGQGHTTRLLRAALAEVGDAPCRINAQTYLVDMYAKHGFKPDGEEFVEDGIPHVPMRRGGGAAFGAGSAAHEVAETAPSSAGQ; translated from the coding sequence ATGACGGCAACTGCAGCACTCAAGCGTTCGTGGGCACTCGATCTCGACAACAAGACGCTCTACGAGTTGCTCAAGCTTCGCGTAGAGGTCTTCGTCGTCGAGCAGGCGTGCCCGTACCCGGAACTCGACGGCCGCGATCTGCTGGCCGAGACCCGCCACTTCTGGCTGGAACAGGACGGCCAGGTGGTCTGCACTCTCCGCCTCCTCGAGGAGCACGCCGACGGCACCACGTCGTTCCGCATCGGTCGGCTGTGCACATCGCGGCCTGCGCGCGGTCAGGGGCACACGACGCGTCTGCTGCGCGCCGCGCTCGCCGAGGTCGGCGACGCGCCGTGCCGCATCAACGCGCAGACGTATCTGGTGGACATGTACGCCAAGCACGGTTTCAAGCCGGACGGCGAAGAGTTCGTCGAGGACGGCATCCCGCACGTCCCCATGCGGCGCGGCGGCGGCGCCGCCTTCGGCGCCGGCAGTGCCGCGCACGAGGTCGCGGAGACGGCCCCGTCGAGCGCCGGGCAGTAG
- a CDS encoding alpha/beta hydrolase, which translates to MTTWAPDVLGDGYQQLTIPLGTDPDGEGEVKATLIRYQPAQETKKTGRAVLYVHGFTDYFFQKHLAEHFAEQGYAFFALDLRKCGRSLEPGQTPHFVSDLTLYDAELNEALRQVREQTGDGEVLLVAHSTGGLVLPLWLHRLQRRPGGTAALGISGVILNSPWFDLQGPSYLRNVGTVAVDAVGRVKRKSIIPKTGLDTYGVSLHVEGNGIWNYNLDWKPLSGFPVTFGWLRAVRRGHAQLHRGLDIGVPALILRSKASYFAPRYDPRVDTADAVLDVRQIARWAGCLGDRTTIVPIAGARHDVFLSADQPRAEAFAEVDLWLDWLHGHNAAEANR; encoded by the coding sequence GTGACTACATGGGCTCCCGACGTTCTCGGCGACGGATATCAGCAGCTGACCATTCCTCTCGGCACCGACCCGGACGGCGAGGGGGAGGTGAAGGCGACGCTGATCCGCTACCAGCCCGCGCAGGAGACGAAGAAGACCGGCCGCGCCGTGCTCTACGTCCACGGGTTCACCGACTACTTCTTCCAGAAGCACCTGGCCGAGCACTTCGCCGAACAGGGTTACGCCTTCTTCGCGCTCGATCTGCGCAAGTGCGGCCGCTCGCTCGAACCCGGCCAGACGCCGCACTTCGTCTCCGATCTGACGCTGTACGACGCCGAGCTGAACGAGGCGTTGCGCCAGGTCCGGGAACAGACCGGTGACGGGGAGGTCCTGCTGGTCGCGCATTCGACGGGCGGTCTGGTACTGCCGCTGTGGCTGCACCGCCTGCAGCGCAGGCCGGGCGGCACCGCCGCACTCGGCATCAGCGGGGTCATCCTCAACAGCCCGTGGTTCGACCTGCAGGGACCGTCGTATCTGCGGAACGTGGGAACGGTGGCCGTCGACGCGGTCGGGCGCGTCAAACGCAAGTCGATCATCCCGAAGACCGGGCTCGACACGTACGGCGTCAGCCTGCACGTGGAGGGCAACGGCATCTGGAACTACAACCTCGACTGGAAGCCGCTGAGCGGTTTCCCGGTGACGTTCGGGTGGCTGCGTGCGGTGCGCCGCGGGCACGCCCAGCTGCACCGCGGTCTCGACATCGGGGTTCCCGCCCTGATCCTCCGGTCCAAGGCGTCGTACTTCGCGCCGCGGTACGACCCCAGGGTGGACACGGCCGACGCCGTCCTCGACGTCCGGCAGATCGCCCGCTGGGCGGGGTGCCTCGGTGACCGCACCACGATCGTGCCCATCGCGGGCGCCCGGCACGACGTGTTCCTGTCCGCCGACCAGCCCCGGGCGGAGGCGTTCGCCGAAGTGGACCTCTGGCTCGACTGGTTGCACGGCCACAACGCTGCGGAGGCCAACCGATGA
- a CDS encoding cobalamin biosynthesis protein, which yields MGDVCVGVGFRAATSSTDILAAVRHALTSANPGSDATLDCLCTLDRKATEPAVRDAAAALGVAVRGFAAGELAAVEVANPSDRVHSATGSPSVAEAAAVLGAGGGPLIVTKWSANGVVVAAARKVS from the coding sequence ATGGGTGACGTCTGCGTCGGCGTCGGGTTCCGCGCGGCAACGAGCAGCACGGACATCCTCGCCGCCGTCCGGCACGCGCTGACGTCCGCGAACCCGGGTTCGGACGCGACCCTGGACTGCCTGTGCACCCTCGACCGGAAGGCCACGGAGCCGGCTGTCCGGGATGCGGCAGCGGCGTTGGGTGTCGCCGTCCGCGGATTCGCCGCGGGGGAGCTGGCCGCCGTCGAGGTGGCGAACCCGTCGGACCGCGTGCACTCGGCGACGGGATCGCCGAGCGTCGCGGAAGCGGCGGCGGTGCTCGGAGCGGGCGGCGGGCCCTTGATCGTGACCAAGTGGTCCGCGAATGGCGTCGTCGTCGCGGCAGCCCGTAAAGTTTCGTAG